One window of Cetobacterium sp. 8H genomic DNA carries:
- a CDS encoding MFS transporter, with amino-acid sequence MSTKTKMPRALLALTLSSFAIGVTEFIPLGLLAEMSNYFDTTLSSMGMVVSMYAIGVAIGAPILTNLISSFTRKNQLIFTLILFTLGNLLAAVSTSFNMLILARVISGLAHGVFFTIGSIIASEVSAPEKRSQAIAIMFAGLTVALVIGVPLGTFLGKTFSWNFSFYLVTILGGIATFLSYILTPKTLKKSEKGSLGDQFSVLKEWKLIKSYLLTIIGYGGSFVLLTYLAEVLKNVSGFGSNIISVLLLIYGVAVAIGNIYGGKISDKMGAMNSLKLLFFIQVLAFGAFYFTAKSPILAIINVFILGLLDFAIVPPLQMNVVEVANEVAPKATDSAAGLNIAAFNLGIAGASTIGGIVVSTIGVRHTPWIAASILSIAFLMSAYEVSKTRKNSQVCTEV; translated from the coding sequence ATGAGTACAAAAACAAAAATGCCTAGAGCTTTATTAGCTCTTACTTTAAGTTCATTTGCAATTGGTGTAACAGAATTTATTCCACTAGGATTATTAGCTGAGATGTCAAATTACTTTGATACAACACTTAGTTCTATGGGAATGGTTGTTTCCATGTATGCCATTGGTGTTGCTATTGGAGCACCAATTTTAACAAATTTAATTAGTAGTTTTACTAGAAAAAATCAACTTATTTTTACCTTAATTTTATTTACTTTAGGAAATCTATTGGCAGCAGTTTCAACAAGTTTTAATATGTTAATTTTAGCAAGAGTCATTTCTGGACTAGCTCACGGAGTATTTTTTACAATTGGTAGTATTATTGCATCAGAAGTTTCAGCTCCTGAAAAAAGAAGTCAGGCTATTGCAATTATGTTCGCAGGTTTAACAGTAGCTTTAGTTATAGGAGTACCTTTAGGAACTTTTCTAGGCAAAACATTTTCATGGAATTTTTCATTCTATTTAGTAACTATATTAGGGGGAATTGCTACTTTTCTTTCATACATTCTAACCCCTAAAACATTAAAAAAATCGGAAAAAGGAAGTCTTGGAGATCAGTTCTCCGTTTTAAAAGAATGGAAACTAATAAAATCTTATCTTCTAACAATTATCGGTTATGGTGGATCTTTTGTTCTATTAACTTATTTAGCTGAAGTATTAAAAAACGTAAGTGGATTTGGATCAAATATAATTAGTGTTTTATTATTAATTTATGGGGTTGCAGTTGCCATAGGAAATATATATGGAGGAAAGATTTCAGATAAAATGGGAGCTATGAACTCTTTAAAACTATTATTTTTCATACAAGTATTAGCTTTTGGAGCTTTTTACTTTACTGCTAAATCTCCAATTTTAGCAATAATAAATGTTTTTATTTTAGGTTTATTAGATTTTGCAATAGTCCCACCTCTTCAAATGAATGTTGTTGAAGTGGCTAATGAAGTAGCACCTAAAGCTACAGATTCGGCAGCAGGATTAAATATAGCTGCCTTTAACTTGGGAATAGCTGGAGCATCAACTATTGGAGGAATTGTAGTTTCTACAATAGGAGTTAGACATACTCCTTGGATAGCAGCATCTATATTGTCAATTGCATTTTTAATGTCAGCTTATGAAGTATCTAAAACTAGAAAAAATAGTCAAGTTTGTACTGAAGTTTAA
- a CDS encoding putative quinol monooxygenase — MIRLIVSIKVNNEKREEFLKVSKALVSESRKEAGCLEYFCIESDLRNFFYIIELWKDEESLAKHNETEHFKKYVPMLDSLKESEIIIEKYLK; from the coding sequence ATGATTAGATTAATTGTTTCAATTAAAGTCAACAATGAAAAAAGAGAAGAATTTTTAAAAGTTTCAAAAGCTTTAGTTAGTGAAAGTAGAAAAGAAGCAGGATGCTTAGAATACTTTTGTATTGAAAGTGATTTAAGAAATTTTTTCTATATAATTGAGTTATGGAAAGATGAAGAAAGCTTAGCTAAACACAATGAAACAGAACATTTTAAAAAATATGTTCCTATGTTAGACTCTTTAAAAGAGAGTGAAATTATTATTGAGAAATATTTAAAATAA
- a CDS encoding NAD(P)H-dependent oxidoreductase, whose protein sequence is MKILVILGHLDYSKSKINKRLAEELREYNQITLHNLNKEYPDENINKDKEQKLLLEYDRIVFQFPFYWYSTPHILKKWQDVVLEYGWAFGPGGTALKGKEFLCTITIGGPEDSYQSGGYNNYSISELLKPIQQMANLTGMKFLAPFKIHSSVVLTEEQLEIKAKEYPKYILNPELNPEVALERIKKELENNGGL, encoded by the coding sequence ATGAAGATTTTAGTAATATTAGGTCACTTAGATTATTCAAAATCTAAAATCAATAAACGATTAGCAGAAGAACTAAGAGAATATAATCAGATTACCTTACATAATTTAAATAAGGAATATCCTGATGAAAACATAAATAAAGATAAAGAGCAGAAATTATTATTAGAATATGATAGAATCGTATTTCAATTTCCATTTTATTGGTATAGCACCCCCCATATTTTAAAAAAATGGCAAGATGTTGTTCTTGAATATGGATGGGCATTTGGACCAGGTGGAACTGCCTTAAAAGGAAAAGAGTTTTTATGCACAATCACTATAGGTGGACCAGAAGATTCTTATCAAAGTGGAGGATACAACAATTATTCTATCAGTGAACTTTTAAAGCCAATTCAACAAATGGCAAATTTAACTGGTATGAAATTTTTAGCTCCTTTTAAAATTCATTCTTCTGTAGTTTTAACAGAAGAGCAGTTAGAAATAAAGGCAAAAGAATATCCAAAATATATATTAAATCCAGAGCTAAATCCAGAAGTAGCATTAGAAAGAATAAAAAAAGAATTAGAAAATAATGGAGGATTATAA
- a CDS encoding IclR family transcriptional regulator codes for MEKKFIQSLGRAMDILEYLALNPKSRLQDISSYLNLNKSTLHSLISTLEQLGYVEKGDKSPIYSLGVKVFQLGKVYERDFEIKKLINPILKELTEFSSETTYLTLQIGSSYIYVDKYESKNNLKLDPELGVEESIDSKSAIGKIYKSFSNNEFLEFALDLEEVEVGMNCIAFPILKNNRLLGVIGIGGPSSRLNLEKMNECKKKYYEILSRVI; via the coding sequence ATGGAAAAGAAATTTATACAATCTTTAGGAAGAGCAATGGATATATTGGAATATTTAGCATTAAATCCTAAATCTAGATTACAAGATATCAGTAGTTATTTAAATTTAAATAAAAGTACACTACATTCATTAATATCTACCTTAGAACAATTAGGATACGTTGAAAAAGGAGATAAAAGTCCTATCTACTCTTTAGGGGTTAAAGTTTTTCAACTTGGAAAAGTTTATGAAAGAGATTTTGAAATAAAAAAGTTAATTAATCCAATTTTAAAAGAGTTAACTGAATTTTCTTCTGAAACAACATATTTAACACTTCAAATTGGTAGTTCATATATATACGTGGATAAATATGAAAGTAAAAATAATTTAAAATTAGATCCTGAACTTGGGGTAGAAGAGAGTATTGATTCTAAATCTGCAATTGGAAAAATATATAAAAGTTTTTCTAATAATGAATTTTTAGAATTTGCTTTGGATTTAGAAGAAGTTGAAGTAGGAATGAATTGTATTGCCTTTCCTATATTAAAAAATAATAGATTACTAGGAGTAATTGGAATTGGTGGTCCATCTTCTAGATTAAATTTAGAAAAAATGAACGAATGTAAAAAAAAATATTATGAAATTTTAAGTAGAGTTATTTAA
- a CDS encoding MarR family transcriptional regulator, whose translation MKIKELMCCCLFFTTNRLSRIMTKIAEDKFSRIGLTSTEALALMILNELKKCSSSNLGNFLHLKPSTVTRFIDKLILKKYCEREHVGKMSIISLSQQGIDIQKDIEKCWESIYHEYSQKIGYEEGKELSTLLYSIADKLEN comes from the coding sequence GTGAAAATAAAAGAATTAATGTGTTGTTGTCTTTTTTTTACGACTAATAGATTAAGTAGAATAATGACAAAAATAGCTGAAGATAAATTTTCTAGAATTGGATTAACTTCGACAGAAGCTTTGGCTTTAATGATATTAAATGAATTAAAAAAATGCTCATCTTCTAATCTTGGAAACTTTTTACATTTAAAACCATCTACTGTTACAAGATTTATTGATAAACTTATTTTAAAAAAATATTGTGAAAGAGAACATGTGGGAAAAATGTCAATAATATCCTTAAGTCAGCAGGGAATTGATATTCAAAAAGATATTGAAAAGTGCTGGGAAAGTATATATCATGAATATTCTCAAAAAATTGGTTATGAAGAAGGAAAAGAATTATCTACTCTTCTTTATTCTATAGCTGATAAATTGGAAAATTAA
- a CDS encoding helix-turn-helix domain-containing protein — protein sequence MLNYKDKNYFCQLDLGLEFIRGKWKGLIICHLKDEPVRFLELQRRINGITQKILNEQLKALEEERIVERIVYPEVPPRVEYKLTEKGLALLPALELIEKWAEKYLDSCSIEQDRK from the coding sequence ATGCTAAATTATAAGGATAAAAACTATTTTTGCCAACTTGACTTAGGATTAGAGTTTATTCGTGGGAAATGGAAAGGTTTAATTATATGCCATTTAAAAGACGAGCCTGTTAGATTTTTAGAGCTTCAAAGAAGAATTAATGGTATTACTCAAAAGATATTAAATGAACAATTAAAAGCTTTAGAAGAAGAAAGAATTGTAGAAAGAATTGTTTATCCAGAGGTTCCTCCAAGAGTAGAATATAAGCTTACAGAAAAAGGATTAGCTCTGCTACCAGCTCTAGAGTTAATTGAAAAGTGGGCTGAAAAATATTTAGATTCATGTTCTATTGAACAAGATAGAAAGTAA
- a CDS encoding SDR family NAD(P)-dependent oxidoreductase, which yields MLHETTDEEWERLFNIDVKSIYLSTKYFVPDMIERKFGNIINTASVSSLSGDYNMTAYNAAKGALTNLVLLQESIYQFQVGWIFIQGNQYKIIIDKEKIYYD from the coding sequence ATGTTGCATGAAACAACAGATGAAGAGTGGGAAAGGTTATTTAATATTGATGTAAAATCAATATATTTATCGACAAAGTACTTTGTACCTGATATGATAGAAAGAAAGTTTGGGAATATTATAAATACTGCTTCTGTTTCGAGTCTTTCAGGTGATTATAATATGACTGCTTACAATGCTGCAAAAGGAGCTCTTACAAATCTAGTTTTATTACAGGAATCAATCTACCAGTTTCAGGTGGGATGGATATTCATACAGGGCAACCAGTACAAGATAATAATAGATAAGGAGAAGATATACTATGATTAG